The window TCCCCCCAATCGGCGCCGTTGGCCGGGTCGTCGGCGGTTTCCTCAGCCACTGCGTAGTCGGCTACCTCGCCCTTGGCGGCGGCCTCGATGAGGCGGCGTTCGGGTTCCGTGGGTTCGAGGTCATCCGCCATGAAAGCCCCAACAAAGCGCCCGTGGCGCCTAGAGCAGCGCCCCGGAATAGTTGACGGGGGCGTGGTCGGCGAGGTCGCGGACCACCAGGTTGCCCCAGCGCCAGGCCCACAGGACCGTGTATTCGAGGTGTGCCCGCCACTGCTCGGATTCAATCGCTTCCGGATCGGGGGAGACGTTCAGTCGGCGGTCGCGGTCGATGTAGTGAAGCTCGCCAACGTGGCGGTAGGGCTCGGGCGGTACCCGGCAGACCAGGTCGCAGCAATTGACGAAGCGGCGGATGCGCTGCCCGGCCAGGGCTTGGCCGAAGTCCCTGTCGCCGACCCGGGGCGAGCCGTAGGTGAGAAGGCCGGCACACGGCTGCCGGCTGGCCGCCAGGGTGGCGAGAGCAGCACCCAGGCTGTGCCCGGTGAACAGGATAGGGCCGGCGCCAGCCAGTTGCGGCTCGATTTCGGGCCAGATGCGCTCGAAGGCACCGGCGAAACCCATGTGCACATTGCCCCCCGCCGGCCAGGGTTCCGGCAGAAAGAGGGCATCGTCGATGATGTCGGTGGGATCGTCCGCTTCGGTACCGCGAAAGGCCAGGACGGCGGGGGGGCCATCCCAGGCCATCAGGGCCTGGCTGCCGCCCCGGTCGAAGGTGCAAAACTCGGAATAGCCGATTCCGGCCAGCACACCGCCGACGACGCTTTCGTCCCGGCAATAGGCCAGACGCGACATTTCGGCGCCCAGCGCCGCTTCGTCGTCAGGCCGGCCGTTGGGGAAAAAATCCCTGGCGGCGCCGGGATCGAGAAGGGATTTCCTCGAGGGGTCGTAATCCAATTCAGCCTCCCTTTCATCGGCGCCATGGCGCTCAGCCAAAAAGTTCGCCGAAACCCCTGGAAAACGAACGATAAGGGTTCTTGATGCTTATTATACCCGTTTAATAAGAAAATTATATATTGATTATCACATCATGACAATATCGCCCCTTGCCCCGATTGCCAAACGCGGCCTCAAATAACGGCATGGCCGGCGGGACGGAAATCTGGCGCACATTGGGGACAACGGAGCTGGGAATCCTGGGTCTCTCGTTGGCCGGGGCGCTCGGCTATCTGGCCTCGGGCGAGAGCTCCTATCGGGGCCGGGCCCTGGTCAAGGGATCGGCGGTCGGGGGGCTGGCGTTGCTGCTGGTCTGGTTGCTGCTGCGGGGGCTGCTGGACGGGTTCGACGGCTGGCTGCTGCTGGCAGCGTTGGTGCTGTCAACGGCAGGCGATGTGTTTCTGGTGGGCGAGAGCGAAGGGAGGTTTCGCGCCGGGTTGGCTTCCTTCCTGCTGGCCCATGTGGCCTACGGCGCCATCTTCGTGGGCCACGTCGAAACGCCCTGGTGGCCGGGGCCGGCGGCCACCGTTGCCGCCCTGGCCGTGGTCGTCGCGGCCGGCGGCGTGCTGGCCTGGCTGTGGCCCACCCTGGGGGGCTTGCGCGGTCCCGTGGCCGCCTATGTGGCGGTCATCGTGGCCATGGCGCTGGCCGCGTTGCTGGCCGATTTCGCCACGCCTTGGGTGGCGCTGGGGGCGCTGGCGTTCGTGGCTTCGGATGCCGTGCTGGCGGCCAATAAATTCCGCGGGCCGCTGCCGGGCGCCGGCCCCTTCGTCTGGACCAGCTATTGTACCGCCCAGGGCCTTTTGGCCTTTGGCGTGGTGGTGGGTTGATGCTGGCGCGTCTGCTCGCCGATCTGGTGCTGGCCGTGCACCTGGGCTTCGTGGTTTTCGTCGTGGCCGGCGGCTTTTTTGTCTGGCGCTGGCCCAAGCTGGCCTGGCTGCACCTGCCGGCCTTTGTCTGGGGCGGCGGCATCGAGCTTCTGGGCTGGATCTGCCCGCTGACGTATCTCGAGAATCATTTGCGCCGCCAGGGTGCGTTGGCGGGGTACGAAACAAGCTTCATCGAGCAATACCTGCTGCCGCTGCTCTATCCCGAGGTTCTGTTAGGCAGCTTTCCCCGCTGGGGATTCGTGGCTATGGGGATTTCTGTTCTTGTTCTAAACGGGCTGATTTATTGGCGCTTGATAAAACGTCACCTGGAGAAACGCCGCCAGACGCAACAACGGAGCCGCGACGGTTATCCTGAACCGCCGCCAACTCCGTAGTCGCAATTTGCCTTATCGGTGTGACGCCGATTACTTGCCGATACGGCTGACGGAAAAACCGCCCTTGACGCCACGGCCCTTGGAACGCGTAACTTTGTAGCCGTGGCGGCCGAGGTTGAAGCTCTTGTCTTTTTCGTAGGGCTTCAAGGCCTTGGCGATCTTCTCGGCCACCGCATCGGGGGCCGGAGCCTTGCTGGCCTTGGTCTGGAGCTTCAGCCATTTGGAGAAAGCATCGCTGGCAAGATCGTCGCCGATCGATTTGCGCAGCGCATTGAGCTTGCGGATCTGACCTTTGGTTAGGCCTGTTTCATCAACTGCCATGGGAATCTAACTCGCTTGTTTGTGAAAGCGGGAGAGTCTAACAAAACGACCGCGATGTCAATTATTACCTGGCCACTGATCCAAAGACAAACGTCCGATTTCGGCTAGCAAAGAATTCGTTCTATGATGGTGCCAGGAGGAGCAGCAAACATGCCCACGGAAATCTGTGCCCGTTTGGGAATCGACTTCCCCATCTTTGCCTTTGCCCACTGCCGTGACGTCGTCGTCGAGGTTTCAAAGGCCGGCGGCATCGGCGTCCTGGGCGGCGCCATCCACAGCCCGGAGGAACTGGCCAGCGATCTCGAATGGATCGAGGCCCAACTCGGTGAACGGCCCTACGGGGTCGACCTGCTGCTCACCGACAATTTTCAGGCCCAGACCGAGGGACAATCCCTGGACGACCTGCTGCCGCCCGAGCACACCGCATTCCTCGACGACATGATGGCACGCTATGACGTGCCCGAGGTTGACACCGACCGCGGCGACCCCCAGGGCCGCCTGGGCGAGACCCGCTTCACGGCCGAGCAGAACCAGGCCCTGATCGAGGTCATGTTCCAGTTCAATCCACGCGTCTTCGTCAGCGCCCTGGGCACGCCGCCGGCCGACGTTACCGAGCGCGCCCAGTCCCGCGGCATGCTGGTCGGCGCGCTCGCCGGCAAGGGCCGCCACGCCGTGCGTCACCGCGATGCCGGCCTCGACTTCGTCGTTGCCACCTCGTCGGAGGCCGGCGGCCACGTCGGCGACATCGGCTCCATGGTGCTGATCCCCGAGGTGGTCGATGCCGTGGCGCCGCTGCCGGTGCTGGCCGCTGGCGGCATCGGCGGCGGCCGCCAGATGGCTGCCGCCCTGGCCATGGGAGCGCAAGGCGTCTGGTGCGGCTCGCTCTGGCTGACCACGGTGGAATCGGACACCCTGCCGCTGGTCAAGGAAAAGCTGCTGAATGCCGGTTCCGACCAAACCGCCCGCACGACCTATTTCACCGGCAAGTCGGCGCGATTCCTGGATACCGCCTGGTGCGACGAATGGGCCCGCCCCGATGCCCCCGAGCCACTGCCGGCGCCCTGGCAGACCCACCTGGTGGGCAACTACGTCCAGCGCATCTACGCCGCCGCCGGCTCGGCCAGCGCCGATCCCGAGAGCGGCCCTGGCCGCCTCATCTCATCGCCCGTGGGCCAGATCATCGGGTCCATCAACGAAACGCGTTCGAGCCGCGATGTGGTGCGCGAAATGGTCGAGGACTTTGCTGCTGCCGTGGAGCGGCTCTCGGGCCTGCTGGAGGAGTGACAGGCCGCCCCTTCAGGCCACCTCCGCCACCTCTTCTGCGCCGCCGCGTTGCAGGCGATAGCTGAAGCTGCGCAGGCGGCGATCGTCCAAGGGCGTGCCGTCGCCGTAGAAGAAGAAGAACGGGATCTCCTTCCTGTAGCGCAACAAGCCCTCGGTGATCAGGCTGTTGTCGCAGCCCCAGCAACTGGCCACCACGACGCCGTCGTAGAGCCCCGTCTCCCAGGC is drawn from Alphaproteobacteria bacterium and contains these coding sequences:
- a CDS encoding lipase family protein yields the protein MDYDPSRKSLLDPGAARDFFPNGRPDDEAALGAEMSRLAYCRDESVVGGVLAGIGYSEFCTFDRGGSQALMAWDGPPAVLAFRGTEADDPTDIIDDALFLPEPWPAGGNVHMGFAGAFERIWPEIEPQLAGAGPILFTGHSLGAALATLAASRQPCAGLLTYGSPRVGDRDFGQALAGQRIRRFVNCCDLVCRVPPEPYRHVGELHYIDRDRRLNVSPDPEAIESEQWRAHLEYTVLWAWRWGNLVVRDLADHAPVNYSGALL
- a CDS encoding lysoplasmalogenase, with translation MAGGTEIWRTLGTTELGILGLSLAGALGYLASGESSYRGRALVKGSAVGGLALLLVWLLLRGLLDGFDGWLLLAALVLSTAGDVFLVGESEGRFRAGLASFLLAHVAYGAIFVGHVETPWWPGPAATVAALAVVVAAGGVLAWLWPTLGGLRGPVAAYVAVIVAMALAALLADFATPWVALGALAFVASDAVLAANKFRGPLPGAGPFVWTSYCTAQGLLAFGVVVG
- a CDS encoding DUF2784 domain-containing protein; amino-acid sequence: MLARLLADLVLAVHLGFVVFVVAGGFFVWRWPKLAWLHLPAFVWGGGIELLGWICPLTYLENHLRRQGALAGYETSFIEQYLLPLLYPEVLLGSFPRWGFVAMGISVLVLNGLIYWRLIKRHLEKRRQTQQRSRDGYPEPPPTP
- a CDS encoding nitronate monooxygenase family protein, coding for MPTEICARLGIDFPIFAFAHCRDVVVEVSKAGGIGVLGGAIHSPEELASDLEWIEAQLGERPYGVDLLLTDNFQAQTEGQSLDDLLPPEHTAFLDDMMARYDVPEVDTDRGDPQGRLGETRFTAEQNQALIEVMFQFNPRVFVSALGTPPADVTERAQSRGMLVGALAGKGRHAVRHRDAGLDFVVATSSEAGGHVGDIGSMVLIPEVVDAVAPLPVLAAGGIGGGRQMAAALAMGAQGVWCGSLWLTTVESDTLPLVKEKLLNAGSDQTARTTYFTGKSARFLDTAWCDEWARPDAPEPLPAPWQTHLVGNYVQRIYAAAGSASADPESGPGRLISSPVGQIIGSINETRSSRDVVREMVEDFAAAVERLSGLLEE